The sequence below is a genomic window from bacterium.
CCTCTATCATCTTTTTTGCTATTTTTACATCGCCATTATGGTTAACCCCCGCCTCGGAAATAATAAAAACTGGCTGGTTGTCTCCAATTGTTCTTCCTGCTATATTAATTTGCTCTTTTCTCATCTTTCTTTACGTAATTTCCTCTCTTCGCTTTCCAAGTAAAAAAATCGTTTCGTTATTCCACAATAATTCGATCTCAATATTTATGATAAGGTTTTTCTCCCATTATTGTTTCCCCTCTTTTATTCTCTTTAGCAAAATCTGCTCTGCTATCCAAAAATCAAATTCATCGTCAATTTCAATATTTTGCTCTCTTGTGGTTTCAAATCTCTCAACTTTTTTACCAAACATTGTCCCCTTTTTAATTAGCTCTCCTTTAATGACATAAACATTTCCATCATCATAAAAGAATCCTCTTAACTCCTGTCTCCTTTGGGTGTAGAAACCATATTCCATAAATTTACAAATAAAACCTGTTGCTAAGTTATCAGCCCCTGTTTCTTGAAATCTCTCTATACATCTATCAATCAAATCCTTATCCCGAATGGGTGAAGTTGGCTGTAGAAGGACAACTGTGTCAGCCTCTATCTTTGATAAAACATCCTGTAAAACCGATAAGGTAGTAGCCTCATCGGTTGAAAGCTCATTTGGTCTATCTACTACTTCTGCTTCATATTGCCTTGCAATCTCTGCAATCTTTGGATGTTCAGTTGAAACAACAAATTTCTCTAAAAGTTTTGACCTTTTTGCCGCCTCAATGGTCCAAGCAATCAGAGGTTTCCCTGCAATTAGTTTTATATTTTTCCTGGGAATACCCTTGCTGCCTCCCCTAGCAGGAATAACTCCCAATATCATAAAACCTCTGATGCTACCTCCTTCACAGAAGATATCACTTTATTAATTTGCTCATCAGACATATTAACCATTATTGGAAGAGCAATAGCTCGCCTTAAATAATTTGTAGACTGGCTCCAAACCTTTTCAAGGTCTTTATCTTTATATTCAGGGTAGTCATAAAATATCTGCGTCCAGGTACCAGCATAATGCCAGTTAATAGCATCAGGAAGGTTTTTAGTTCCTAATCCCCTTGAAGCAAGAGCTTTAGCGAATTTTGTTGCTTTTTCCCTTGTTTCAACAAAAAAGATTAGGGTATCACCCGCATCTCCTTCTGGATCTGGTAGTTCTCTAAATTCAATATTAGAAATATCTTTAATTTCCTCTTTTATACTTTTTTTATTTTCCCTTTGTCTCTTTAAGATATAATCAAGTTTTCTTAATTGAGCTAGGCCTATCGCACCATGGAGTTCAGTTGCTTTGTAATTAAACCCCCAAATGGTGCGAGTATCTTCACCCCTTGGAACATTTGGATTACATTCATGTCCATGATCGGAGTATTCTCTAGCTTTTAAATACACTTTTTCATCATTGGTTACCACAATTCCCCCTTCGCCAGTAGTAATAATCTTTCCAATATCCATGCTATAAGCTCCGGCATCACCAATTGTCCCAAGATATTTACCCTGATAAGTAGCGCCTAGCGCTTGGCAGCTATCTTCCATAACCTTAAGATTATATTTTTTAGCAACATTTGTAATCTCTTCCATTTTTGCGGGCACTCCCGCCATGTGAACTGGAACTATAACCTTTGTCCTTTCTGTTATTTTCTTTTCCAAGTCTTTTGGATCCATATTCAAAGAGGCATCTATTTCAGCAATAACTGGCTTAGCACCCAATTCCAAAATTGCTTCAACTGTTGCAATGAAAGTAAAACTTTGGGTGATAACCTCATCTTTTGGCCGAACGCCTAGTGTAAAAAGTGCCAGTTTGCAGGCAGCTGTTCCATTGCAAACGCATAGGGCATACTTTGTACCAACTTTTTTAGCAAGCTCTTTTTCAAAATCTTCAACCCGAAAAATATCCTCTCTTTTGGCATTTAATCCATAACGATAAAGAACTCCACCTTTTTCAAAAACCTCCATTACTGCTTGCTTTTCTTCTTCTCCAATTAATTCAAATCCAGGCATTTATTTTTCTTCCTTTCATGCTATTTCAAGCATCATTTTGCGAACATCATCTTTGGTTATCTCTACAGGATTCTGGTCAATGGCGGGTTTTAGAACATCATATTGGTCTATCATAAATTGAATATCAGATGAAGTAAGATTATAATCGCTCAATTTTCTTGGAACTTCAAGTTTGTCCATTAAACAGTCTATCATTTTTACAAATTCCATATTCTTTTGCTCAATTGATAAATTTAAATCCGCACCTTCTATTAAGTCATATAGTTTAATATAATCTCTATAACCTTTTTCAACATTTATTTTTGTAATTGAAGGCAAAAACATAGCACCAGCATATCCATGGGGAACTTTATAAACCGCTCCAAGGGGATAGGAAAAAGCACCAGATGGCCCTGAACCCGCATTTATCAAAGCAATGCCAGCAAAATAAGCACCTAATGCAATGTCGCCCCTTATTTCAACATTGTTTGGGTAATCCAAAACCTTCATCAGCCCATTAAAAAGAAGTCTAAAGGCCTCTATTGAATACATACGCGAGATTATCGTATGGTTTTTATGGACATAGCTTTCAAGGGTGTGAACAAGGGCATCTACTCCTGATGACACAGTTACCGGTTTAGGACAATTAACGGTTATTAAAGGATCAATGATTGCACAAACAGGAAAATTTAATATAGAATTTATCCCCAATTTCTTCTTTTGCTTACTATCAGTGAAAACAGCATTATAGGTTACCTCACTTCCCGTTCCAGCGGTTGTGGGAAGAGCAACAACCGGTAATGGCCGATTTTTAAGCTCAGGAAATCCCCGAAACGAAATTGCTTCACCTTTATTCGTTAGTAAAACCGCAATGCCTTTGGCAAGGTCAAGTGTGCTACCACCTCCAATACCAATAAGACAATCATAAGTTTTGCCAACAAATTGCCTTTTAAAATCTTCAAGATAATCATAGTCTGGTTCAACTGAAACATTCTTATAAATATCCCGTCTCAAAGCGATTTTTTTAACACTATTGAGCGCTTTTATGACTTGGGGATGATTAAAAACACCTTGGTCAATAATAAAAGCAACGCTTTTATAACCTAATCCCTTTATTTCTTCCCCAAGTTTTTCGCTTTCCCCCACACCAAACCTTAAGTTAGTAGAGACTCTAAACCGAAATTGCCCTAAACTCATCTCTCTGCCTTTTGCTCCTTATATACTCAAACAAAATTGGTTTTCAAGTAATCATTTAAAAAATCCTAAATTCAAAACTAAGATTTGGGATTTTTTGTCTCATATTACTGGAAAACCAATTGCTTTTTAGTATACACCATCTTTTTATTTCCTAAGACCGAGGTATCTTATGGGGTTTTCAATCTTTTTTTCCTTAAGGAGCATAGAAAGATTTGAAAAAACCTTTCTTATCTCCTCAATGGTTGTATCCCTTCCTCCCAAGCCATAGATGTAATTTACAATAATGGGTGGATTTAAAAGACTATAAAGAGAAGACCTTACTTCAAGGCATAAGGGAGCAAAGCTTGCATTTAACCCACATGCCCTATCCATAACCGCAATTGCCTTTGTTCCTGAAAGGGCTTCTCTTATCTTTGAATCTGGGAATGGACGAAATTGTGAGACCTTTAAAAGCCCTGCCTTTATTCCCTTTTCCCTTAATTCATCAACTATGTATTTTATTGTTCCACAAGTAGAGCCAATAGCAACTATGGCAATCTCTGCATCATCAAGTCTATAGGAAGAGACAGGGCTATATTCCCTGCCAAATTTCTCGCTAAATTCTTTCTCTACATCCCTAATAATATCCTCTGCCTTATTCATTGCTTCAATTGTCTGCCTTTTATGCTCAAAGTAATAGTCTGTAAAGTCTATGGCTCCTATGGTTATTGGCTTCTTTGTATCCAAAAGGCTATATTCTGGCTTATATTCACCAATGAAACCCTTTACCTCCTCATCGCTTAATGTCTCCAAAACCTCCATCCCATGACTTATGATAAACCCATCGGTTGTAACCATAATGGGAAGCCTTGCCTTTTCTGCAATTTTTACCGCCTGGATAAGATAATCATAAGCCTCCTGGGCATTCTCTGAGTATATTTGTATCCATCCAGAATCCCTTGCACCCATTGTATCAGAATGGTCGCAATGGATGTTTATGGGAGCAGATAATGCCCGGTTGACCTCTGCCATTATAATGGGAAGCCTCAATCCCGATGCAATGTAGAGCATTTCCCACATCAGGGCAAGCCCTTGCGATGAGGTTGATGTCATTACCCTGGCACCCGAAGCAGATGCTCCAATGCAGGCACTCATTGCAGAATGCTCACTTTCCACCGGAATATACTCTGTTTCAACAAGACCATCGGCCACAAAGCCTGCAAATATCATAACAATTTCTGTGGCTGGTGTTATCGGATAAGCTGCGACAACATCAGGGTTTATCTGCCTCATTGCCTCTGCCATTGCCTCATTACCCGTTTTTGCTACCTTCATTTTAGCTTATCCATAATATCAAAAAGCATCATCTTCTTTTTTATTATACTAACCAAAGAACATTTTGTCTACCTAAAGATTTTGTTATTTAGCAAGGATTTTCTTTGCCTGGTTTAAAATCTCCTCCAGAGAATCTAGTCTTACCATACTTTGTCCATCAGACAAAGCATTTTCTGGCTCTGGATGAACCTCCATAAATAAGCCATCAATGCCAGAGGCACAGGCAGCCCTTGTAAGATAGGGGACAAATTTCCTATCTTGCGAGGAATGTGTTGCATCAAAGATAAGGGGATAGCCAAATTCCCGCATAATGGGAAATGACCTAAAGTCAACCACAAGGTTGTTATAGCCAAAGAATGTCCCCCTTTCTGTAAGGAGAATTTTGCCTTTTTCAATAGATTCTATTTTTTGAACAACATGCCTCATATCTTGGGGAGAGATAAATTGTCCCTTTTTGATGTTTACAGGAAGGCCT
It includes:
- a CDS encoding acylneuraminate cytidylyltransferase family protein produces the protein MILGVIPARGGSKGIPRKNIKLIAGKPLIAWTIEAAKRSKLLEKFVVSTEHPKIAEIARQYEAEVVDRPNELSTDEATTLSVLQDVLSKIEADTVVLLQPTSPIRDKDLIDRCIERFQETGADNLATGFICKFMEYGFYTQRRQELRGFFYDDGNVYVIKGELIKKGTMFGKKVERFETTREQNIEIDDEFDFWIAEQILLKRIKEGKQ
- a CDS encoding iron-containing alcohol dehydrogenase, which gives rise to MSLGQFRFRVSTNLRFGVGESEKLGEEIKGLGYKSVAFIIDQGVFNHPQVIKALNSVKKIALRRDIYKNVSVEPDYDYLEDFKRQFVGKTYDCLIGIGGGSTLDLAKGIAVLLTNKGEAISFRGFPELKNRPLPVVALPTTAGTGSEVTYNAVFTDSKQKKKLGINSILNFPVCAIIDPLITVNCPKPVTVSSGVDALVHTLESYVHKNHTIISRMYSIEAFRLLFNGLMKVLDYPNNVEIRGDIALGAYFAGIALINAGSGPSGAFSYPLGAVYKVPHGYAGAMFLPSITKINVEKGYRDYIKLYDLIEGADLNLSIEQKNMEFVKMIDCLMDKLEVPRKLSDYNLTSSDIQFMIDQYDVLKPAIDQNPVEITKDDVRKMMLEIA
- a CDS encoding DegT/DnrJ/EryC1/StrS family aminotransferase; translation: MPGFELIGEEEKQAVMEVFEKGGVLYRYGLNAKREDIFRVEDFEKELAKKVGTKYALCVCNGTAACKLALFTLGVRPKDEVITQSFTFIATVEAILELGAKPVIAEIDASLNMDPKDLEKKITERTKVIVPVHMAGVPAKMEEITNVAKKYNLKVMEDSCQALGATYQGKYLGTIGDAGAYSMDIGKIITTGEGGIVVTNDEKVYLKAREYSDHGHECNPNVPRGEDTRTIWGFNYKATELHGAIGLAQLRKLDYILKRQRENKKSIKEEIKDISNIEFRELPDPEGDAGDTLIFFVETREKATKFAKALASRGLGTKNLPDAINWHYAGTWTQIFYDYPEYKDKDLEKVWSQSTNYLRRAIALPIMVNMSDEQINKVISSVKEVASEVL
- the kdsA gene encoding 3-deoxy-8-phosphooctulonate synthase, which gives rise to MNIIRVSNIKIGEEFVLIAGPCVIENEEITYDTALRIKSLTGRLKIPFIFKASYDKANRSSIDSYRGPGIKEGLRILGKIKNELDIPIITDVHCKTEIDEVAKVVDIIQIPAFLCRQTDLIIEAAKTGLPVNIKKGQFISPQDMRHVVQKIESIEKGKILLTERGTFFGYNNLVVDFRSFPIMREFGYPLIFDATHSSQDRKFVPYLTRAACASGIDGLFMEVHPEPENALSDGQSMVRLDSLEEILNQAKKILAK
- the porA gene encoding pyruvate ferredoxin oxidoreductase, whose translation is MKVAKTGNEAMAEAMRQINPDVVAAYPITPATEIVMIFAGFVADGLVETEYIPVESEHSAMSACIGASASGARVMTSTSSQGLALMWEMLYIASGLRLPIIMAEVNRALSAPINIHCDHSDTMGARDSGWIQIYSENAQEAYDYLIQAVKIAEKARLPIMVTTDGFIISHGMEVLETLSDEEVKGFIGEYKPEYSLLDTKKPITIGAIDFTDYYFEHKRQTIEAMNKAEDIIRDVEKEFSEKFGREYSPVSSYRLDDAEIAIVAIGSTCGTIKYIVDELREKGIKAGLLKVSQFRPFPDSKIREALSGTKAIAVMDRACGLNASFAPLCLEVRSSLYSLLNPPIIVNYIYGLGGRDTTIEEIRKVFSNLSMLLKEKKIENPIRYLGLRK